The following are encoded together in the Bactrocera neohumeralis isolate Rockhampton chromosome 6, APGP_CSIRO_Bneo_wtdbg2-racon-allhic-juicebox.fasta_v2, whole genome shotgun sequence genome:
- the LOC126762746 gene encoding uncharacterized protein LOC126762746 — translation MAFILFFPAVAALALFIVGVIILILRFGPRLCGLRHHALPDNHEWDEKSYEHEISYA, via the coding sequence atggcatttattttattttttccggcTGTAGCTGCCCTTGCTCTCTTTATTGTTGGTGTCATTATATTAATATTGCGATTTGGGCCACGTCTTTGCGGTTTACGCCATCACGCACTTCCCGATAATCATGAATGGGATGAAAAAAGTTATGAGCACGAGATCAGTTATGCCTGA